GCGGGCCGCCTCCACATAGGGCTCGGCCTTCACCTGGGCCGTCTGGTTGCGCACCACCCGGAAGTACTGGGGGATGTACACCACGCAGAGGGCGGCGGCGGCATTGGGCAGGCCGCGGCCCAGCAGGAAGGCGAGCACCACCGAGAGCAGCAGCACCGGCAGGGTGTAGAGGGTGTCCATCAGCAGCACCAGGAGGCGGTCCACCCAGCCGCCGAGATAGCCGCTCACCATGCCCAGCGGCACGCCCACCACCAGGGCCACCACCAGGGCCAGCAGCACCACCTGCAGCGCCACGCCGCTGGCCGCCAGGGTGCGCACGCACACGTCACGGCCGAGGCGGTCGGTGCCGCACCAGTGCTGGGGCGAGGGTGGGGCGTAGATGGGGTTCTGCAGACCGGCGTTGGGATCCGGCAGCCAGCCGGCCTGCACCAGCAGGGGCGTGAGCACGGCCACCAGCAGGTAGGCGAGCACGATCAGCAGCCCCCAGCGGGCCATGCGCGCCGAGAGGGTGGCGGGGCGCCAGCGGAGAA
This portion of the Cyanobium sp. NIES-981 genome encodes:
- a CDS encoding ABC transporter permease; its protein translation is MARWGLLIVLAYLLVAVLTPLLVQAGWLPDPNAGLQNPIYAPPSPQHWCGTDRLGRDVCVRTLAASGVALQVVLLALVVALVVGVPLGMVSGYLGGWVDRLLVLLMDTLYTLPVLLLSVVLAFLLGRGLPNAAAALCVVYIPQYFRVVRNQTAQVKAEPYVEAARSLGASALWILRVYLFRNVITSVPVLLTLNAADAVLVLGGLGFLGLGLPETIPEWGGDLQQALTALPTGIWWTALYPGLAMFVLVLGLSFLGEGLESWLSGEGQASRAAR